A region of Flavobacterium indicum GPTSA100-9 = DSM 17447 DNA encodes the following proteins:
- a CDS encoding protein O-mannosyl-transferase family encodes MISFNYSKWNTLMGWTAFAIALITYTLTVEPTMSFWDCGEYIATAAKLEVGHPPGAPLFQMIGAFFAMFASNKENIALMVNMMSVFSSAFTILFMYWSMTKIIRKISNHVTEWDDNQAKITLGSAMIAALSFTFTDSFWYNAVEAEVYAMGSLFIAVLVWLGLKWEEELDTSRGNKWLVLISLVIGLCFGVHFLSILAIPSIGLLYFFKKYKTITVKSFIIANIIIVAILLFIFKFLLPYTLAFFAKTEIFMVNSLGLPFNSGTIFSFLLIIAFFYFGLNYTKKKGLVQYNTLLLCVLFVLIGFSTWIMLPIRANSNININENKPSDAAEVLAYYNREQYGEQKLFYGSQFSVMYSGLDEETPYVDDKPNYERDPKSGKYIITNNYKNAKQNYDSKHSAFLPRLWSEEHAKNYMTFTKPLEFRINPDAFVDEETGELNEAQMGQMTEIASDFRKQFAAGKIDLDMYDEFLKTYGDYLIIEKPSFSDNIKFMFEYQFGYMYFRYLMWNFVGRQNDLQGNYESLEGNWLSGIPFIDNMLLDNQSELTEDMKNNKARNTYFFLPFILALIGMYFHAKYEWKSFYVLLALFLFTGLALKIYLNERPFEPRERDYALVGSFYVFAMWIGVGVYGIYQSALRYLSPKTAFPVVLGVSLLASPILLANQNWDDHDRSGKYTAVAMAKAYLDSCDKNAILFTIGDNDTFPLWYLQEIEGYRTDVRIVNTSLLATDWYIDEMKMKSNESEPLPISFNHNDYVGDKRNYSLFIERTKDTLLLSEMLDFLKDERSKQEMKNGQFVHYYPSDNIKVKIDRATIIKNKVVNPKYYDSIVPEINLRLKGGALYKNRLMMLDIFNENNWKRPIYFSPGSFGADDYIWMKEYLQLDGMVYKLVPIKTPINEENPYELGYIDTDKMYNNVMKWYWGNSGSDKIYHDPETRKNALSYRGNLSRLTKALIEEKKFDKAQKIIDIAMKNMPINYFEYYTTVEPFADGYYKMNKKTEARSILNQLIKKRQEKLKFFKSQSEKQKSFYRNEILREIELYRSLLYIAKDNEDIEYYNEQRVKFNNYNESMGHYKRENE; translated from the coding sequence ATGATTTCATTCAATTACAGTAAATGGAACACCCTTATGGGTTGGACTGCGTTCGCTATCGCATTGATAACCTATACCTTAACAGTTGAACCAACCATGAGTTTTTGGGATTGTGGTGAATACATTGCAACCGCAGCAAAATTGGAAGTTGGCCATCCACCAGGTGCTCCTTTATTTCAAATGATAGGCGCATTTTTTGCCATGTTTGCTTCAAACAAAGAAAATATTGCCTTAATGGTTAACATGATGTCAGTGTTTTCAAGTGCATTTACTATTTTGTTTATGTATTGGTCAATGACAAAAATTATCCGTAAAATTTCAAATCATGTAACAGAATGGGATGATAATCAAGCGAAAATAACTTTAGGTAGCGCTATGATTGCCGCGCTAAGTTTTACTTTTACCGATAGTTTTTGGTACAATGCAGTAGAGGCTGAAGTATACGCAATGGGTTCATTATTTATTGCTGTATTAGTTTGGCTTGGTTTAAAATGGGAAGAAGAATTAGACACATCTAGAGGAAACAAATGGTTAGTATTGATTTCTTTAGTAATTGGACTTTGTTTTGGTGTACACTTTTTATCAATTTTAGCTATACCGTCTATTGGATTACTTTATTTCTTTAAGAAATATAAAACCATTACAGTAAAGAGTTTTATCATTGCTAATATTATTATTGTTGCTATTTTATTGTTTATCTTCAAATTTCTTTTACCCTATACTCTTGCTTTTTTTGCAAAAACAGAAATTTTTATGGTAAACTCACTTGGATTGCCTTTTAATTCGGGAACTATATTTTCATTCTTATTGATTATTGCTTTTTTCTATTTTGGATTAAACTACACGAAGAAAAAAGGCCTTGTACAATACAACACACTACTATTATGCGTGTTATTTGTATTAATAGGGTTTTCTACTTGGATAATGCTTCCTATAAGAGCTAATTCAAACATTAATATTAACGAAAACAAGCCAAGTGATGCTGCCGAAGTTTTGGCCTACTATAATCGTGAACAATATGGTGAGCAAAAATTATTTTATGGTTCGCAATTTTCAGTAATGTATTCAGGTTTAGACGAAGAAACCCCTTATGTTGATGACAAACCAAATTACGAAAGAGATCCAAAATCAGGCAAATACATCATCACAAATAACTACAAAAATGCAAAACAGAATTACGATTCTAAACACAGTGCCTTTTTACCTAGATTATGGAGTGAAGAACACGCTAAAAATTACATGACGTTTACAAAACCATTAGAATTCAGAATTAACCCAGATGCATTTGTAGATGAAGAAACTGGTGAATTGAATGAAGCGCAAATGGGTCAAATGACTGAAATTGCATCTGATTTCAGAAAACAATTTGCAGCAGGCAAAATTGATTTAGACATGTATGATGAATTCCTTAAAACATATGGTGATTATTTAATTATTGAAAAACCCTCTTTCTCAGACAATATCAAATTTATGTTTGAATACCAATTTGGCTATATGTATTTTAGATATTTAATGTGGAACTTTGTAGGTAGACAAAATGATTTACAAGGTAATTACGAAAGTTTAGAAGGCAATTGGCTAAGTGGCATTCCGTTCATCGATAATATGCTTTTAGACAATCAGAGCGAGTTAACCGAGGACATGAAAAACAACAAAGCAAGAAATACATATTTCTTTTTACCTTTTATTCTTGCATTAATTGGAATGTATTTTCACGCTAAATATGAATGGAAATCATTCTATGTATTATTAGCATTATTCTTATTTACTGGTTTAGCGTTAAAGATTTACCTAAATGAAAGACCATTTGAACCAAGAGAAAGAGATTATGCCCTAGTTGGTTCATTCTATGTATTTGCTATGTGGATTGGCGTAGGAGTTTATGGAATTTACCAATCTGCTTTAAGATATTTATCCCCTAAAACTGCTTTTCCTGTTGTATTGGGTGTTAGTTTATTAGCATCTCCAATTTTATTAGCAAACCAAAACTGGGACGATCACGATAGAAGTGGAAAATACACAGCTGTTGCCATGGCTAAAGCCTATTTAGATTCATGCGATAAAAACGCCATATTATTTACTATTGGAGATAATGACACCTTCCCGCTTTGGTATTTACAAGAAATTGAAGGCTACAGAACAGACGTAAGAATTGTCAATACAAGTTTATTAGCGACCGATTGGTATATTGACGAAATGAAGATGAAATCTAACGAGTCTGAACCGTTACCAATTTCATTTAATCATAATGATTACGTAGGAGACAAACGAAATTATTCATTATTTATAGAAAGAACAAAAGACACTTTATTATTAAGTGAAATGTTGGATTTCTTAAAAGACGAACGTTCTAAACAAGAAATGAAAAACGGACAGTTTGTACATTATTATCCGAGTGACAATATTAAAGTCAAAATAGACCGAGCAACTATCATTAAAAATAAAGTTGTAAATCCTAAATATTACGACTCAATTGTACCTGAAATCAATTTAAGATTAAAAGGAGGAGCATTATATAAGAATCGTTTAATGATGTTAGACATTTTTAATGAAAACAACTGGAAGAGACCAATCTATTTTTCCCCAGGAAGTTTTGGAGCGGACGATTATATTTGGATGAAAGAATACCTTCAATTGGATGGAATGGTGTACAAATTAGTACCTATTAAAACCCCAATTAACGAAGAAAACCCATACGAATTAGGCTATATCGATACAGATAAGATGTACAACAACGTGATGAAGTGGTATTGGGGCAATTCAGGTAGTGACAAAATTTATCACGACCCTGAAACGCGTAAAAATGCACTTTCTTACAGAGGTAATTTATCAAGATTAACGAAAGCTTTAATTGAAGAGAAAAAATTTGATAAAGCCCAAAAAATAATTGACATAGCCATGAAAAACATGCCAATCAATTATTTTGAATATTACACTACTGTAGAACCTTTTGCTGATGGCTATTACAAAATGAATAAAAAGACAGAAGCAAGATCTATTTTAAATCAGTTAATTAAAAAGAGACAAGAAAAATTAAAATTCTTTAAGTCACAGAGTGAAAAACAAAAATCTTTCTATAGAAATGAAATCCTTAGAGAAATTGAATTGTATAGATCCTTATTGTACATTGCAAAAGACAACGAAGATATTGAATATTACAATGAACAACGTGTAAAGTTCAACAACTATAATGAATCAATGGGACATTATAAAAGAGAAAATGAATAA
- the polA gene encoding DNA polymerase I: MSQKRLFLLDAYALIFRGYYAFIKNPRINSKGMDTSAIMGFMNSLMDVIRREKPDHLAVAFDKGGSDYRLEMFTEYKANRDETPEAIKIAVPYIQELLRAMHIPIIEEAGYEADDLIGTLAKQAEKQGYKVFMVTPDKDFGQLVSENIFMYRPARMGNDIEIWGVDEVKAKFEVEHPLQVIDFLGMMGDAVDNIPGLPGVGEKTAKKLLAEFGSMENLLENTDKLKGALKEKIEANKEKGILSKKLATILLDCPVTFNETDYELSKPDVEKTDAIFQELEFRQMKAQFDKLFGSGKEYDEIDTNGTDTNLITKKAPIKKAPENQMDLFGFSDDESDEPKGHSFYATLETTNHFYQIVQGEIPTRLLIQNLMTQKSVCFDTETTGIDALNAELVGMSFSWEKGKAFYVPFPENQEEAQQLANKFKPFFENEAIEKIGQNMKYDLKVLRNYGLEVKGSLFDTMIAHYLINPDMRHNMDVLAETYLKYSPKSIETLIGKKGKGQKSMRDVALEDIKEYAAEDADITLQLKENFQPILEKVGTKKLFDEIEIPLVQVLADMEAEGIRLDVDFLKEMSKEMAIEIQLLEQKIYETAGETFNLASPKQLGDILFDKLKIGGAKQKKTKTGQYATGEEILSYLANDHEIVRNILEWRQMVKLQSTYIDALPNQVDAKTQRVHTDYMQTVAATGRLSSNNPNLQNIPIRTERGRQIRKAFIARDENYTLVSADYSQIELRIIAALSGEENMIKAFQNHEDIHKSTAAKVFNVPLEEVTKEQRSHAKTVNFGIIYGVSAFGLSNQTNLSRKESAELIEAYYQNYPKLKSFMSHQVDFAREHGYVETISGRRRYLKDINSANAIVRGGAERNAVNAPIQGSAADIIKIAMINIHKRLKQENWQSKMLLQVHDELVFDVHNSELEKIQPMIKHEMENAFIMAVPLEVEIGLGKDWLAAH, translated from the coding sequence ATGTCACAAAAACGATTATTTTTACTTGACGCCTACGCTCTAATTTTTAGAGGATATTACGCATTTATTAAAAACCCAAGAATCAATTCTAAAGGAATGGACACTTCTGCTATTATGGGGTTTATGAACTCTTTAATGGATGTTATCAGAAGAGAAAAACCCGATCATTTAGCTGTGGCATTTGACAAAGGCGGAAGTGATTATCGATTAGAAATGTTTACGGAATACAAAGCTAATCGCGATGAAACGCCAGAAGCTATTAAAATTGCCGTTCCTTACATTCAAGAATTATTACGCGCCATGCATATTCCAATTATTGAAGAAGCAGGTTATGAGGCAGATGATTTAATTGGAACTTTAGCTAAACAAGCTGAAAAACAAGGTTACAAAGTATTCATGGTTACGCCTGATAAAGATTTTGGTCAATTAGTCTCCGAAAATATTTTTATGTACCGCCCAGCTCGAATGGGCAATGATATTGAAATTTGGGGTGTTGATGAAGTAAAAGCTAAATTTGAAGTAGAACATCCATTACAAGTAATTGATTTTCTTGGCATGATGGGAGATGCGGTAGATAATATTCCAGGACTACCAGGTGTGGGTGAAAAAACAGCCAAAAAACTATTGGCCGAATTTGGTTCCATGGAAAATCTTTTAGAAAACACTGATAAATTGAAAGGTGCACTAAAAGAAAAAATAGAAGCCAATAAGGAAAAAGGAATTCTTTCCAAAAAATTAGCCACAATACTATTAGATTGCCCGGTGACTTTTAATGAAACCGATTACGAATTATCTAAACCTGATGTAGAAAAAACAGATGCTATTTTCCAAGAATTAGAATTTCGTCAAATGAAAGCACAATTTGACAAACTTTTTGGCTCAGGAAAAGAATATGATGAAATAGATACAAATGGAACGGATACAAACCTTATAACTAAAAAAGCACCCATTAAAAAAGCGCCTGAAAATCAAATGGATTTGTTTGGTTTTTCAGACGATGAAAGTGACGAACCCAAAGGACATTCTTTCTATGCTACTTTAGAAACTACAAATCATTTTTATCAAATAGTACAAGGGGAAATACCAACTCGATTGTTAATTCAAAATTTAATGACTCAAAAATCAGTTTGTTTTGACACAGAAACTACTGGAATTGACGCTTTAAATGCTGAATTAGTAGGTATGTCATTCTCCTGGGAAAAAGGAAAAGCTTTTTATGTCCCTTTTCCAGAAAATCAAGAAGAAGCACAACAACTAGCCAATAAATTTAAACCGTTTTTCGAAAATGAAGCCATTGAAAAAATTGGCCAAAACATGAAATACGATTTAAAAGTATTACGCAACTACGGTCTTGAAGTGAAAGGATCGTTGTTTGACACCATGATTGCCCACTATTTAATCAACCCAGACATGCGCCATAATATGGATGTATTGGCTGAAACCTATTTGAAATACAGTCCAAAATCTATTGAAACCTTGATAGGCAAAAAAGGGAAAGGGCAAAAATCGATGCGTGACGTGGCTTTAGAAGATATAAAAGAATATGCAGCTGAAGACGCAGACATTACCCTGCAATTAAAAGAAAATTTCCAGCCTATTTTAGAAAAAGTGGGTACTAAAAAATTGTTCGATGAAATTGAAATCCCTTTAGTTCAAGTTTTAGCCGATATGGAAGCCGAAGGCATTCGATTAGATGTTGATTTTTTAAAAGAAATGTCAAAAGAAATGGCTATTGAAATCCAATTATTGGAACAAAAAATATATGAAACTGCGGGTGAAACATTCAATTTAGCTTCTCCAAAACAATTAGGCGATATTTTATTTGATAAATTAAAAATTGGCGGTGCCAAACAAAAGAAAACGAAAACGGGACAGTATGCAACCGGAGAAGAAATATTAAGTTACTTAGCTAATGACCATGAAATTGTCCGTAATATTTTAGAATGGCGCCAAATGGTAAAATTACAAAGCACTTATATTGATGCTTTACCCAACCAAGTAGATGCTAAAACCCAACGTGTGCACACTGATTACATGCAAACTGTAGCAGCAACGGGGCGTTTAAGTTCAAATAATCCTAATTTACAAAATATCCCAATTCGAACTGAAAGAGGAAGACAAATTAGAAAAGCTTTTATTGCACGTGACGAAAATTACACTTTAGTTTCAGCTGATTACTCTCAAATAGAATTGCGAATTATTGCTGCACTTTCTGGTGAAGAGAACATGATTAAAGCCTTCCAAAATCACGAAGATATTCATAAAAGTACCGCTGCAAAGGTTTTCAACGTACCATTAGAAGAAGTAACGAAAGAACAACGTAGTCATGCTAAAACTGTAAACTTCGGAATTATTTATGGTGTTTCTGCATTTGGATTAAGTAACCAAACGAATTTATCTAGAAAAGAAAGTGCTGAATTAATTGAAGCGTACTATCAAAATTATCCTAAGTTAAAATCATTCATGAGCCATCAAGTTGATTTTGCTAGAGAACATGGATACGTAGAAACCATTTCGGGAAGAAGACGTTATTTGAAAGACATTAATTCTGCCAATGCAATTGTACGTGGTGGTGCGGAACGTAATGCCGTAAATGCACCTATACAAGGTAGCGCAGCAGATATAATCAAAATAGCGATGATTAACATCCACAAACGATTAAAACAAGAAAACTGGCAATCTAAAATGTTATTACAAGTACATGATGAATTGGTTTTTGATGTACACAACAGCGAATTAGAAAAAATCCAACCTATGATTAAACACGAAATGGAAAACGCATTTATAATGGCGGTTCCCTTGGAAGTAGAGATTGGCTTAGGTAAAGATTGGTTAGCAGCACATTAA
- a CDS encoding polysaccharide deacetylase family protein: MIKVPKYIQRLFKHQIWNIKNDENAVYLTFDDGPIPYVTEEILKILEQEKVKATFFCIGDNIKKHPDIFLKIIQAKHAIGNHTFNHLKGWNTKLQEYVSNVDLCQQELEQLNINSRLFRPPYGKISIKQSRFLRKKGYKIIMWDVLSKDYDCKINAQKCFDNVVKNTSSGSIIVFHDSLKAQQNVLKSLPKVIQALKAKGFTFKKLS; this comes from the coding sequence ATGATTAAAGTACCTAAATACATCCAACGCTTATTTAAACATCAAATTTGGAACATCAAAAATGATGAAAATGCTGTGTATTTAACTTTTGATGATGGCCCAATACCCTATGTTACAGAAGAAATTTTAAAAATACTAGAACAAGAAAAAGTTAAAGCTACTTTTTTTTGCATAGGCGACAACATAAAAAAACACCCCGATATCTTTCTAAAAATCATACAAGCAAAACATGCGATTGGGAATCATACTTTCAACCATTTAAAAGGATGGAACACAAAATTACAAGAATATGTTTCCAATGTCGATTTATGCCAACAAGAATTAGAACAACTAAATATTAACTCGCGTCTGTTTCGACCACCTTACGGCAAAATATCTATTAAACAATCACGTTTCTTAAGAAAGAAAGGATATAAAATAATAATGTGGGATGTACTAAGTAAAGATTACGATTGCAAAATAAATGCACAAAAATGTTTTGACAATGTAGTTAAAAACACAAGCTCAGGAAGCATAATAGTTTTTCATGACAGCTTAAAAGCACAACAAAACGTACTAAAAAGTCTACCAAAAGTTATTCAAGCGCTAAAGGCAAAAGGCTTTACTTTTAAAAAATTAAGTTAA
- a CDS encoding thioredoxin family protein, producing the protein MSKFGELIDAQVPVLIDFFTEWHEQSISMNETIRHVAAALGDKARVIKIDVDKNKELAEALRIKGLPTFMIYKNGQMVWRQSGEFDANTLITIIQEQA; encoded by the coding sequence ATGTCAAAATTTGGAGAACTTATCGATGCTCAAGTGCCTGTTCTAATTGATTTTTTTACAGAATGGCATGAGCAATCTATTTCAATGAACGAAACCATTCGTCACGTTGCTGCTGCTTTAGGTGATAAAGCAAGAGTAATCAAAATTGATGTAGATAAAAATAAGGAATTAGCCGAAGCATTAAGAATTAAAGGCTTGCCTACTTTTATGATTTACAAAAATGGTCAAATGGTATGGCGACAAAGTGGTGAATTTGATGCGAATACTTTAATCACAATTATTCAGGAACAAGCTTAA
- a CDS encoding universal stress protein — MKTILVPTDFSKHAEHALKVAAQIAKKNNGKVILLHMLELQQSGNDAITTAHDIPELMFFKNAAVSKLDELVDSPYLDGIEVTSIVQFHMAFHGIIENAEKHNVDLIVMGSHGASGFQEMFIGSNAEKVVRNSTIPVLIIKKDEENFKVDNLVFASDFSDEIKKPFAQVIEFAKSFDSHIKLVNITTPNNFTPSRVAEKKMNDFIADFNFTNYSTHIYNDINVEKGILHFAKDSNSDVIGMCTHGRKGLAHFFNGSISEDLVNHSKRPVVTFKI, encoded by the coding sequence ATGAAAACCATTTTAGTCCCAACGGATTTTTCAAAACACGCCGAACACGCTCTTAAAGTAGCTGCTCAAATTGCAAAGAAAAACAACGGAAAAGTAATTTTATTACACATGTTAGAATTACAACAATCGGGGAATGACGCTATTACAACCGCTCATGACATTCCTGAATTGATGTTTTTTAAAAACGCAGCAGTAAGTAAATTAGACGAATTAGTTGATTCACCATATTTAGACGGAATTGAAGTTACAAGTATAGTTCAGTTTCACATGGCTTTTCATGGAATTATTGAGAATGCAGAAAAACACAATGTTGATTTAATCGTAATGGGATCTCATGGTGCAAGCGGATTCCAAGAAATGTTCATCGGTTCAAATGCTGAAAAAGTAGTAAGAAATTCAACAATACCTGTACTAATCATCAAAAAAGACGAAGAAAACTTCAAAGTAGACAATTTAGTGTTCGCTTCTGATTTTTCAGATGAAATTAAAAAACCTTTTGCTCAAGTTATTGAATTTGCAAAAAGTTTCGATTCTCATATAAAATTAGTTAACATTACAACACCAAACAATTTCACACCATCTAGAGTGGCTGAGAAAAAAATGAATGACTTTATAGCTGATTTTAATTTTACCAATTATTCAACTCACATTTATAATGACATCAATGTAGAGAAAGGAATTTTACATTTTGCAAAAGACTCTAATTCTGATGTAATTGGAATGTGTACTCACGGAAGAAAAGGATTAGCGCATTTCTTTAACGGAAGTATTTCTGAAGATTTAGTTAATCACTCAAAAAGACCAGTGGTTACGTTTAAAATCTAA
- a CDS encoding metallophosphoesterase → MRGLLPILILLIIEIYSFQVVKTISRNKWVLLIYLIVSAVLFFYLIYSFSTFDRSKGQNKYTLFVIGLFLLVYVPKLFASLILILEDIFRVFEGAIKYFVDEHKGAFLPERRKFVSQIALGLAAIPFSSLLYGITIGKYNFKVIKQTLSFDDLPEDFDGVKITHISDVHSGSFDNPEKIQYAIDLINQQNSDIVLFTGDIVNTHAAEMHPWIETFKKIHNPNLGKFSVLGNHDYGEYVSWPTKAEKQQNFEDIKDLHRQIDFKLLLNEHVKIKKGASEIALVGVENWGVKFKQAGDLKKASEGLSKNDFKILMSHDPSHWEYEVKEHPNHYHLTLSGHTHGLQFGIEIPGVIKWSPVQYIYKQWAGLYENMGRFIYVNRGFGFHAYPGRVGIMPEITVIELKKSKKLT, encoded by the coding sequence ATGAGAGGTTTGTTACCTATTTTGATATTATTAATCATTGAAATATATTCCTTCCAAGTTGTTAAGACTATTTCTAGAAACAAGTGGGTGTTGCTTATTTATTTGATTGTATCTGCGGTATTGTTTTTTTATTTAATCTATTCATTTTCAACTTTTGATAGAAGTAAAGGGCAAAATAAATATACGTTATTTGTTATTGGTTTGTTTTTGTTGGTTTATGTTCCTAAGTTATTTGCATCATTAATTTTAATATTAGAAGATATTTTTAGAGTATTTGAAGGCGCAATAAAGTATTTTGTTGATGAACACAAAGGTGCTTTCTTGCCAGAAAGGCGAAAGTTTGTTAGTCAGATTGCTTTAGGGTTAGCGGCAATACCTTTTTCTTCCTTACTTTATGGAATTACTATTGGTAAATATAATTTTAAAGTTATTAAACAGACGTTGTCTTTTGATGACTTACCTGAAGATTTTGATGGAGTAAAAATTACACATATTTCGGATGTTCATAGTGGAAGTTTTGATAATCCTGAAAAAATACAGTATGCAATAGATTTGATAAATCAACAAAATTCTGATATCGTTTTGTTTACGGGTGATATAGTAAATACCCATGCTGCTGAAATGCATCCTTGGATTGAAACCTTTAAAAAAATTCATAACCCTAATTTGGGTAAGTTTTCTGTTTTAGGGAATCATGATTATGGTGAATACGTGAGTTGGCCAACTAAGGCAGAAAAACAACAAAACTTTGAGGATATTAAAGATTTACATCGTCAAATTGATTTCAAATTGTTGTTAAATGAACATGTGAAAATTAAAAAAGGGGCAAGTGAAATTGCCCTAGTAGGTGTTGAAAATTGGGGTGTGAAATTTAAGCAAGCAGGTGATTTGAAAAAAGCTTCAGAAGGATTAAGTAAAAATGATTTTAAAATATTAATGAGTCATGATCCAAGCCATTGGGAATATGAAGTTAAAGAGCATCCTAATCATTATCATTTAACTTTATCAGGGCATACACATGGATTGCAGTTTGGAATTGAAATCCCAGGTGTAATAAAATGGAGTCCGGTGCAATATATTTACAAGCAGTGGGCAGGTTTGTATGAAAACATGGGTAGGTTTATTTATGTAAATCGTGGTTTTGGTTTTCATGCCTATCCAGGAAGAGTGGGAATTATGCCTGAAATTACCGTAATTGAGTTAAAAAAATCTAAAAAATTAACTTAA
- the rimP gene encoding ribosome assembly cofactor RimP — MTFKEKVKSVLDGVLETKQHLFLIDLMVSEANKINVVLDGDTGVTLQDCIDVSRAIEGQLDQEGLEFSIDVASAGVSSPLKFVRQYKKNVGRKLKVKTVSQGEIEAVLTEADDEGATLSWKAREPKEIGKGKVTVEKTVKVPYEDIKESIVIISF, encoded by the coding sequence ATGACATTTAAAGAAAAGGTAAAGAGTGTGTTAGATGGTGTGTTAGAAACAAAACAACATTTGTTTTTAATAGACTTGATGGTTTCTGAAGCCAATAAAATCAATGTGGTTTTAGATGGCGACACTGGTGTAACATTGCAAGATTGTATTGATGTAAGTAGAGCGATTGAAGGTCAACTTGATCAAGAGGGTTTAGAATTTTCTATCGATGTGGCTTCGGCGGGAGTGTCAAGTCCATTAAAATTTGTTAGACAATATAAAAAAAATGTAGGTAGGAAGTTAAAAGTTAAGACGGTTTCTCAAGGTGAAATTGAAGCTGTTTTAACAGAAGCAGATGATGAAGGTGCTACACTTTCATGGAAAGCTAGAGAACCAAAAGAAATTGGGAAGGGTAAAGTAACTGTGGAAAAAACGGTTAAAGTGCCTTATGAAGACATTAAAGAATCAATAGTAATTATATCATTTTAA
- a CDS encoding nicotinamide mononucleotide transporter family protein: MTLLKSPTLQKIKTITNSQYLDWIGLAIVLIGSVSLDYHKTTYDFKWNHIEYTFHLGIVSIINVGFSMIATRLVTKKNNIGNFISTCNTLVSGAIDYLLGNVAAVLTYPVSFFGNYITFRFWKKSKQLRSIDSIFYRNLALGFLLSFCLNYLGFKYLSTTPINWQLYFAIAIPAGITFGGTFNNARMYPDNWFLWQIYNITKLIQNVLQMNWANVMKYSFYFVNAILGYITWNDDKKTTQTPK, from the coding sequence ATGACACTTTTGAAATCTCCAACTTTACAAAAAATAAAAACCATCACGAATAGTCAATATTTAGATTGGATTGGATTAGCAATAGTCTTGATTGGATCTGTTTCATTAGACTATCATAAAACCACTTATGATTTTAAATGGAACCACATCGAATACACCTTCCATTTAGGCATAGTTTCTATCATTAATGTTGGTTTTTCTATGATTGCAACACGTTTAGTAACTAAAAAAAATAATATAGGCAATTTCATCAGTACGTGCAACACCCTAGTAAGTGGCGCTATAGACTATCTTTTAGGCAATGTAGCTGCTGTTCTTACCTATCCCGTTTCATTTTTTGGCAATTACATCACATTTAGGTTTTGGAAAAAAAGTAAACAGCTCCGAAGTATTGATTCTATATTTTATCGCAATTTAGCTCTAGGTTTTTTATTATCTTTTTGTTTAAATTATTTAGGTTTCAAATATTTGAGCACAACACCTATTAACTGGCAATTGTATTTTGCCATTGCAATTCCTGCCGGTATTACCTTTGGTGGCACTTTTAATAACGCCCGAATGTATCCAGACAATTGGTTCTTATGGCAAATTTACAACATCACTAAATTGATTCAAAATGTACTGCAAATGAACTGGGCCAATGTTATGAAATATTCTTTTTATTTTGTGAATGCCATTTTAGGTTACATCACTTGGAACGACGATAAAAAAACAACACAAACCCCAAAATAA